One window of the Trifolium pratense cultivar HEN17-A07 linkage group LG2, ARS_RC_1.1, whole genome shotgun sequence genome contains the following:
- the LOC123908482 gene encoding single-strand DNA endonuclease 1 yields MGVKNLWDILESCKKTVPLHNLQNKRVCVDLSCWMVQLQNVSKSHACLKEKVHLRGLFHRLRALIALNCTVVFVSDGSIPAIKLSTYRRRLNNGKEVAQNETNLHKVTSLRRNMGSEFSCMIKEAKVLGMALGISCLNGIEEAEAQCALLNSESLCDGCFSSDSDIFLFGARTVYRDICLGDGGYVVCYEMADIERKLGFGRDSLIALSLLLGSDYYPGVHGLGPESACQIVKSIGDKFILKKFAYEGLGWVKKSKGAENNIGRDDTIVEVINAYLKPKCHSADSDVVLRALAQYPFERIKLQQICAEFFEWPSERTDGYILPGIAERDLRRFANLRLTSSELGLNLPLHEIPVKCPLSEIIKSRRAQGRECYEVSWKDMDGLETSIVPADLIESACPEKISEFEERKALRKKQNVQKRRPKKKAETTASLAELDLTLQNLLLDNNLEDKTDNNVSESDSSGRILGEITAMAESDLNTENLILSRDNRENNEWIQNISNITSNETVPSIDKNVVIDLLSPTPIKQSHNSSKFHRSSDQNIEVINLSDSENEVSPEHKEKAKELRLFLASIRNEIH; encoded by the exons ATGGGTGTCAAGAATTTATGGGACATCCTCGAATCTTGCAAGAAAACGGTTCCTCTTCACAATCTCCA GAACAAAAGGGTGTGTGTGGATCTATCATGTTGGATGGTTCAGCTTCAGAATGTGAGTAAATCTCATGCTTGTTTGAAAGAGAAAGTTCATCTTAGGGGACTCTTTCACCGTCTTAGAGCTCTCATTGCTCTTAATTGCACTGTTGTTTTTGTTTCAG ATGGATCAATTCCTGCCATTAAATTATCGACTTATAGGCGTCGCTTAAACAATGGAAAGGAG GTAGCCCAAAATGAAACTAACTTACATAAAGTGACATCATTACGGAGAAACATGGGGTCTGAGTTTTCATGCATGATTAAAGAGGCTAAAGTCTTAGGGATGGCTCTTGGTATCTCTTGTTTGAATGG GATTGAAGAAGCTGAAGCTCAGTGTGCTTTGTTGAACTCTGAATCATTATGT GATGGATGTTTTAGTTCAGATTCAGATATATTTCTCTTTGGTGCAAGGACAGTGTACAGAGATATCTGCCTCG GAGACGGCGGATATGTTGTATGTTATGAGATGGCAGACATCGAAAGAAAACTTGGATTTGGACGGGACTCATTG ATTGCTCTCTCTTTGCTTCTCGGCAGTGACTATTATCCAGGTGTTCATGGTTTAGGTCCG GAGTCAGCTTGTCAGATAGTCAAATCAATCGGGGACAAatttattcttaaaaaatttGCGTATGAAGGACTTGGATGggttaaaaaaagtaaag GAGCTGAAAATAATATAGGAAGGGATGATACCATAGTAGAAGTGATTAATGCTTATTTGAAGCCAAAATGCCATTCAGCAGATTCAGATGTTGTGCTCAG GGCTCTTGCTCAGTATCCATTTGAACGTATTAAACTCCAGCAGATATGCGCTGAATTCTTTGAATGGCCTTCGGAGAGGACAG ATGGATATATCCTTCCCGGTATAGCAGAAAGAGATTTACGACGATTTGCCAATTTGCGATTAACTTCATCTGAACTTGGCTTGAACCTTCCTTTACATGAG ATCCCTGTGAAGTGTCCTTTGTCAGAAATCATTAAGAGCCGAAGAGCTCAAGGGCGAGAGTGCTATGAGGTTTCTTGGAAAGACATGGATGGACTTGAAACTTCAATAGTACCTGCAGATCTTATAGAAAG TGCTTGTCCGGAGAAGATTTCGGAATTCGAGGAGAGAAAAGCACTGCGGAAGAAACAAAATGTTCAAAAAAGAAGACCAAAGAAAAAGGCCGAAACTACGGCTTCTTTGGCTGAGCTTGATCTAACACTGCAGAATCTGTTGTTAGACAATAACTTGGAAGACAAAACCGACAACAATGTCTCTGAATCTGATTCTTCAGGACGGATATTAGGAGAGATAACCGCTATGGCTGAATCTGATCTAAACACAGAAAACTTGATATTGTCACGCGACAACAGAGAAAATAATGAATGGATTCAGAATATCAGCAACATAACAAGCAATGAAACTGTTCCTAGTATAGATAAAAATGTGGTCATAGATCTTTTGAGCCCTACTCCAATTAAGCAATCACACAATTCTTCGAAGTTTCATCGATCAAGTGACCAAAATATTGAAGTGATTAATTTGAGTGATTCAGAAAATGAGGTTTCACCTGAACACAAGGAGAAAGCTAAAGAGCTGAGATTGTTTTTAGCAAGTATTAGAAATGAAATCCATTGA